The proteins below are encoded in one region of Trichoplusia ni isolate ovarian cell line Hi5 unplaced genomic scaffold, tn1 tig00000572, whole genome shotgun sequence:
- the LOC113507079 gene encoding thioredoxin-related transmembrane protein 2 homolog, whose translation MSYKNDLRQLLKPYYWFNILLSVSYVACKLTSPACTFMFPSSSCELDNRETEILFFLIIVVMLRSRKTGSLTMINYLSSSFMYTKIANLILWFYADIRYGLPFGAIIILAALIIPEPAYRGKECVTYFRGPDSLDEELKQRGVTWLVCLYAVWHPACVNFAPVFAELSASYALDNFKFGKLDVGRYPGSAQKFRVQDGPTSRQLPTLLLFTDGKLQIQRPDADHTGKLKTFLFSKDNVKATYDLDGIYQQCKEKLATAKSAKNAKGAKKDE comes from the exons ATGTCTTATAAGAACGATTTACGTCAATTATTGAAGCCATATTAttggtttaatattttgttaagtgTTTCGTATGTTGCGTGCAAGCTTACGAGTCCAGCATGTACATTTATGTTCCCAAGTTCGTCATGTGAATTAGACAATCGAGAAACGGAAATcctatttttcttaattatagtTGTTATGTTGAGGTCTCGAAAGACCGGGAGTTTGACTATGATCAACTATTTGTCTTCTTCATTCATGTACACGAAAATAGCGAACTTAATTCTTTGGTTTTACGCTGATATAAG ATATGGTCTCCCATTTGGAGCTATTATCATCCTCGCAGCCCTCATCATCCCGGAGCCAGCGTACCGGGGCAAGGAGTGTGTTACATACTTCCGAG GCCCTGACTCCCTGGACGAGGAGTTGAAGCAGCGCGGCGTGACGTGGCTGGTGTGTCTGTACGCGGTGTGGCACCCCGCCTGCGTCAACTTCGCGCCCGTCTTCGCTGAACTGTCCGCCAGCTACGCGCTGGACAACTTCAAGTTTGGCAAGCTTGATGTTGGCAG ATACCCTGGCTCAGCACAGAAGTTCAGGGTGCAGGACGGCCCCACCAGCCGGCAGCTGCCGACTCTCCTGCTGTTCACAGATGGCAAGCTGCAGATCCAGAGACCTGATGCTGACCACACCGGCAAGCTGAAGAC ATTCCTGTTCTCCAAAGACAACGTGAAGGCTACTTACGATCTGGACGGCATCTACCAGCAGTGCAAGGAGAAGCTCGCGACCGCGAAGTCAGCTAAGAATGCTAAGGGTGCTAAAAAAgatgaataa
- the LOC113507082 gene encoding UPF0669 protein C6orf120 homolog isoform X2: MRREFILVLLGIICVSTLSSLLSRYVQIDTGKLLLDTVVGAVGAGNFSYWQLGHTGPLLIELTSLTGDADLYVSDTLRPGYEPEKNNFSSITCGPDMVHVPASFPRPVGIGVFGHWSHQLSEYSIQVFWDTSAVLSEHQMRLMDKMNGVVVEQETKVREKPVPRKADEQPKTRFLKFTSFLDMVFEMFVL; the protein is encoded by the exons ATGAGGCGAGAATTTATACTAGTTTTATTGGGAATCATATGCGTATCGACTTTGTCGTCATTGCTGTCTAGATATGTGCAGATTGATACGGGAAAACTGCTGTTAGACACGGTGGTAGGCGCAGTCGGTGCAGGCAACTTTTCCTATTGGCAATTAGGGCACACAGGGCCCCTTCTTATTGAGCTGACATCACTGACCGGCGACGCGGACCTCTACGTATCGGATACTCTAAG GCCTGGTTATGAGCCGGAGAAGAACAACTTCAGCTCCATCACGTGCGGCCCCGACATGGTGCACGTCCCGGCCAGCTTCCCGAGGCCCGTGG gTATCGGAGTCTTTGGTCACTGGTCCCACCAGCTATCGGAGTACAGCATCCAGGTGTTCTGGGACACTTCGGCTGTCCTGAGCGAGCACCAGATGCGACTCATGGACAAGATGAACGGAGTTGTCGTTGAGCAAG AGACCAAGGTTCGTGAGAAGCCTGTCCCGCGCAAGGCTGACGAGCAGCCGAAGACTCGGTTCCTGAAGTTCACCAGCTTCCTCGACATGGTGTTCGAGATGTTCGTCCTATAG
- the LOC113507082 gene encoding UPF0669 protein C6orf120 homolog isoform X1, with the protein MRREFIFGLLGFVSVSTISSLLSGSTQLDPDKQLLDWEVGVVEAGNFTYWMSGYPGYGLIIELTSLTGDADLYVGDMLRPGYEPEKNNFSSITCGPDMVHVPASFPRPVGIGVFGHWSHQLSEYSIQVFWDTSAVLSEHQMRLMDKMNGVVVEQETKVREKPVPRKADEQPKTRFLKFTSFLDMVFEMFVL; encoded by the exons atgaGAAGAGAATTTATATTCGGTCTCTTAGGCTTTGTTAGTGTATCAACAATATCTTCCCTATTATCTGGGTCTACACAACTGGACCCAGATAAACAGCTTCTCGATTGGGAAGTCGGTGTGGTGGAGGCCGGCAACTTCACTTACTGGATGTCAGGGTATCCTGGCTATGGATTGATTATAGAGTTGACATCTCTGACCGGCGATGCTGACTTGTACGTTGGGGATATGTTGAG GCCTGGTTATGAGCCGGAGAAGAACAACTTCAGCTCCATCACGTGCGGCCCCGACATGGTGCACGTCCCGGCCAGCTTCCCGAGGCCCGTGG gTATCGGAGTCTTTGGTCACTGGTCCCACCAGCTATCGGAGTACAGCATCCAGGTGTTCTGGGACACTTCGGCTGTCCTGAGCGAGCACCAGATGCGACTCATGGACAAGATGAACGGAGTTGTCGTTGAGCAAG AGACCAAGGTTCGTGAGAAGCCTGTCCCGCGCAAGGCTGACGAGCAGCCGAAGACTCGGTTCCTGAAGTTCACCAGCTTCCTCGACATGGTGTTCGAGATGTTCGTCCTATAG